One Centropristis striata isolate RG_2023a ecotype Rhode Island chromosome 22, C.striata_1.0, whole genome shotgun sequence genomic window carries:
- the tmpoa gene encoding thymopoietin a isoform X2 produces the protein MPEYLDDPSVLTKDKLKSELLAHNVELPSGNPTKDAYVQLYLKNLTIHNKKHVTATTLDMFSSDEELPPPVVSSRSRSSGRKATRKTDKVQVDEMDVTVLTDVGLKDELLKHGVDIGPIVASTRKLYERKLQRLLDDGPAQLPPPPKLLLTELQVNHNGNSESDQYSDKEDVMAEPEPVAEPEPVAEPEPVPVVEKPVQSIGNTPVTIRNRSRQHQKVEKIAANDQKVEENDVLKDLFPKEMNSPTGISATCRRPIRGAGSYSVTSSDLWNNENHFSPKIFKTTSSSSSSSSSSSSYTQSSTINRVTSLPPSTSSTSRLLSAAPPTGQTKAVHRSVSLWIKLFLLAIVAAFLFLVYQAMETNTNSPFGATDTEVASSSTA, from the exons ATGCCGGAGTACCTGGACGACCCGTCTGTGCTCACTAAAGACAAGCTGAAGAGCGAGCTGCTGGCCCACAACGTAGAGCTCCCGAGTGGAAACCCGACCAAGGACGCGTATGTGCAGCTTTATCTCAAAAACCTGACCATTCATAACAAGAAACATGTCACAGCCACGACTCTGGACATGTTCTCCAGCGACGAGGAGCTGCCACCGCCCGTCGTCTCGAGCAGGAGTCGCTCCTCCGGCAGG AAAGCCACCAGGAAGACAGACAAGGTTCAAGTGGATGAAATGGATGTCACCGTACTGACCGATGTGGGCTTGAAGGATGAGCTGCTGAAGCATGGAGTGGATATTGGGCCGATTGTGG CATCCACCCGTAAGCTGTATGAGAGGAAACTGCAGAGGCTGCTGGATGACGGCCCTGCACAGCTGCCGCCACCGCCAAAACTGCTTCTTACAGAGTTACAAGTAAACCATAACGGCAATTCTGAATCAGACCAGTACAGTGACAAGGAGGACG TGATGGCAGAGCCAGAACCTGTGGCAGAACCTGAACCTGTGGCAGAACCTGAACCAGTTCCAGTGGTGGAGAAACCGGTGCAGAGCATAGGGAATACTCCTGTCACCATCCGCAACCGCAGCAGACAGCACCAGAAG GTGGAGAAGATTGCAGCCAACGACCAAAAAGTGGAGGAGAATGATGTTCTAAAGGATCTGTTCCCCAAAGAAATGAATAGTCCAACAGGAATTAG TGCCACCTGTCGACGACCCATTCGAGGAGCTGGCAGTTACTCAGTGACGTCCAGCGACCTGTGGAATAATGAAAACCACTTCTCtccaaaaatcttcaagacaaccagctcctcctcctcctcctcctcctcctcttcctcctacaCACAGAGCTCCACTATCAACAGAGTCACCAGCCTGCCCCCCTCCACCTCTTCTACCTCAAGGCTTCTGTCTGCAGCTCCCCCTACAGGTCAGACCAAGGCAGTGCACCGCAGCGTGTCTCTCTGGATAAAGCTGTTCCTGCTGGCCATTGTGGCTGCTTTCCTGTTCTTGGTTTACCAAGCCATGGAGACCAACACCAACAGCCCTTTTGGAGCCACAGACACAGAAGTGGCAAGTAGCAGCACAGCATGA
- the tmpoa gene encoding thymopoietin a isoform X1: MPEYLDDPSVLTKDKLKSELLAHNVELPSGNPTKDAYVQLYLKNLTIHNKKHVTATTLDMFSSDEELPPPVVSSRSRSSGRKATRKTDKVQVDEMDVTVLTDVGLKDELLKHGVDIGPIVASTRKLYERKLQRLLDDGPAQLPPPPKLLLTELQVNHNGNSESDQYSDKEDEVMAEPEPVAEPEPVAEPEPVPVVEKPVQSIGNTPVTIRNRSRQHQKVEKIAANDQKVEENDVLKDLFPKEMNSPTGISATCRRPIRGAGSYSVTSSDLWNNENHFSPKIFKTTSSSSSSSSSSSSYTQSSTINRVTSLPPSTSSTSRLLSAAPPTGQTKAVHRSVSLWIKLFLLAIVAAFLFLVYQAMETNTNSPFGATDTEVASSSTA; encoded by the exons ATGCCGGAGTACCTGGACGACCCGTCTGTGCTCACTAAAGACAAGCTGAAGAGCGAGCTGCTGGCCCACAACGTAGAGCTCCCGAGTGGAAACCCGACCAAGGACGCGTATGTGCAGCTTTATCTCAAAAACCTGACCATTCATAACAAGAAACATGTCACAGCCACGACTCTGGACATGTTCTCCAGCGACGAGGAGCTGCCACCGCCCGTCGTCTCGAGCAGGAGTCGCTCCTCCGGCAGG AAAGCCACCAGGAAGACAGACAAGGTTCAAGTGGATGAAATGGATGTCACCGTACTGACCGATGTGGGCTTGAAGGATGAGCTGCTGAAGCATGGAGTGGATATTGGGCCGATTGTGG CATCCACCCGTAAGCTGTATGAGAGGAAACTGCAGAGGCTGCTGGATGACGGCCCTGCACAGCTGCCGCCACCGCCAAAACTGCTTCTTACAGAGTTACAAGTAAACCATAACGGCAATTCTGAATCAGACCAGTACAGTGACAAGGAGGACG AAGTGATGGCAGAGCCAGAACCTGTGGCAGAACCTGAACCTGTGGCAGAACCTGAACCAGTTCCAGTGGTGGAGAAACCGGTGCAGAGCATAGGGAATACTCCTGTCACCATCCGCAACCGCAGCAGACAGCACCAGAAG GTGGAGAAGATTGCAGCCAACGACCAAAAAGTGGAGGAGAATGATGTTCTAAAGGATCTGTTCCCCAAAGAAATGAATAGTCCAACAGGAATTAG TGCCACCTGTCGACGACCCATTCGAGGAGCTGGCAGTTACTCAGTGACGTCCAGCGACCTGTGGAATAATGAAAACCACTTCTCtccaaaaatcttcaagacaaccagctcctcctcctcctcctcctcctcctcttcctcctacaCACAGAGCTCCACTATCAACAGAGTCACCAGCCTGCCCCCCTCCACCTCTTCTACCTCAAGGCTTCTGTCTGCAGCTCCCCCTACAGGTCAGACCAAGGCAGTGCACCGCAGCGTGTCTCTCTGGATAAAGCTGTTCCTGCTGGCCATTGTGGCTGCTTTCCTGTTCTTGGTTTACCAAGCCATGGAGACCAACACCAACAGCCCTTTTGGAGCCACAGACACAGAAGTGGCAAGTAGCAGCACAGCATGA
- the slc25a3a gene encoding solute carrier family 25 member 3a isoform X1, protein MYPTALTQLARGNPFSAPLFSLQKVEEPQPNLAGQRTRRLAAAATADEGVSCEFGSQKYYALCGFGGILSCGITHTAVVPLDLVKCRLQVNPDKYKSIGNGFSVTVREDGVRGLAKGWAPTFIGYSMQGLCKFGFYEVFKVFYSDLLGEENTYLWRTSLYLAASASAEFFADIALAPMEAVKVRIQTQPGYANTLRQCVPKMFAEEGLWAFYKGVVPLWMRQIPYTMMKFACFERTVETLYKYVVPKPRSECTKAEQLVVTFVAGYIAGVFCAIVSHPADSVVSVLNKESGSTAVQVLKKLGPKGVWKGLVARIIMIGTLTALQWFIYDSVKVYFRLPRPPPPEMPESLKKKLGLTE, encoded by the exons ATGTACCCGACTGCTCTGACGCAGCTGGCCCGGGGAAACCCGTTCAGCGCTCCCCTGTTCAGCCTCCAGAAAGTGGAAGAACCTCAACCAAATCTTGCCGGACAAAGGACCCGCAGACTGGCAGCAGCCGCTACCGCAGACG AGGGTGTCAGCTGCGAGTTTGGCTCTCAGAAGTACTATGCTCTGTGTGGCTTTGGGGGTATCCTGAGCTGCGGCATCACACACACCGCAGTGGTGCCCCTCGACCTTGTCAAGTGCCGCTTGCAG GTGAACCCAGACAAGTACAAAAGCATTGGCAACGGGTTTTCAGTGACCGTGAGAGAAGATGGTGTCAGAGGCCTGGCAAAGGGCTGGGCTCCCACCTTCATCGGCTACTCCATGCAGGGTCTGTGCAAGTTCGGCTTCTACGAGGTGTTCAAGGTCTTCTACAGTGACTTGTTGGGCGAG GAGAACACATACCTGTGGAGGACATCACTGTACCTGGCTGCCTCAGCCAGCGCAGAGTTCTTTGCAGATATCGCTCTGGCCCCCATGGAGGCTGTCAAAGTCCGTATTCAGACCCAGCCAGGCTACGCTAATACCCTCAGACAGTGTGTCCCCAAGATGTTTGCAGAGGAGGGACTCTGGGC TTTCTATAAAGGTGTGGTGCCCCTGTGGATGAGGCAGATCCCCTACACCATGATGAAGTTTGCCTGCTTTGAGCGCACTGTAGAGACTCTCTACAAGTATGTTGTTCCCAAGCCTCGTAGTGAGTGCACCAAAGCTGAGCAGCTGGTGGTCACCTTCGTGGCCGGTTATATTG CTGGTGTGTTCTGTGCCATCGTGTCCCATCCTGCTGACTCCGTGGTGTCTGTGCTGAACAAGGAGAGTGGCAGCACTGCTGTCCAGGTCCTCAAGAAACTGGGACCCAAAG GTGTGTGGAAGGGTCTGGTCGCCCGTATCATCATGATTGGTACTCTGACTGCCCTGCAGTGGTTCATCTATGACTCTGTCAAGGTCTACTTCCGTCTTCCCCGCCCCCCTCCCCCTGAGATGCCAGAGTCCCTGAAGAAGAAGCTCGGCCTCACAGAGTAA
- the slc25a3a gene encoding solute carrier family 25 member 3a isoform X2 has translation MYPTALTQLARGNPFSAPLFSLQKVEEPQPNLAGQRTRRLAAAATADEGDSCEFGSQKYFILCGFGGILSCGTTHTAVVPLDLVKCRMQVNPDKYKSIGNGFSVTVREDGVRGLAKGWAPTFIGYSMQGLCKFGFYEVFKVFYSDLLGEENTYLWRTSLYLAASASAEFFADIALAPMEAVKVRIQTQPGYANTLRQCVPKMFAEEGLWAFYKGVVPLWMRQIPYTMMKFACFERTVETLYKYVVPKPRSECTKAEQLVVTFVAGYIAGVFCAIVSHPADSVVSVLNKESGSTAVQVLKKLGPKGVWKGLVARIIMIGTLTALQWFIYDSVKVYFRLPRPPPPEMPESLKKKLGLTE, from the exons ATGTACCCGACTGCTCTGACGCAGCTGGCCCGGGGAAACCCGTTCAGCGCTCCCCTGTTCAGCCTCCAGAAAGTGGAAGAACCTCAACCAAATCTTGCCGGACAAAGGACCCGCAGACTGGCAGCAGCCGCTACCGCAGACG AGGGAGACAGTTGTGAGTTCGGCTCTCAGAAGTATTTCATCTTGTGCGGCTTTGGTGGGATTCTGAGCTGTGGCACCACGCACACAGCTGTCGTACCTCTCGATCTGGTCAAATGCAGAATGCAG GTGAACCCAGACAAGTACAAAAGCATTGGCAACGGGTTTTCAGTGACCGTGAGAGAAGATGGTGTCAGAGGCCTGGCAAAGGGCTGGGCTCCCACCTTCATCGGCTACTCCATGCAGGGTCTGTGCAAGTTCGGCTTCTACGAGGTGTTCAAGGTCTTCTACAGTGACTTGTTGGGCGAG GAGAACACATACCTGTGGAGGACATCACTGTACCTGGCTGCCTCAGCCAGCGCAGAGTTCTTTGCAGATATCGCTCTGGCCCCCATGGAGGCTGTCAAAGTCCGTATTCAGACCCAGCCAGGCTACGCTAATACCCTCAGACAGTGTGTCCCCAAGATGTTTGCAGAGGAGGGACTCTGGGC TTTCTATAAAGGTGTGGTGCCCCTGTGGATGAGGCAGATCCCCTACACCATGATGAAGTTTGCCTGCTTTGAGCGCACTGTAGAGACTCTCTACAAGTATGTTGTTCCCAAGCCTCGTAGTGAGTGCACCAAAGCTGAGCAGCTGGTGGTCACCTTCGTGGCCGGTTATATTG CTGGTGTGTTCTGTGCCATCGTGTCCCATCCTGCTGACTCCGTGGTGTCTGTGCTGAACAAGGAGAGTGGCAGCACTGCTGTCCAGGTCCTCAAGAAACTGGGACCCAAAG GTGTGTGGAAGGGTCTGGTCGCCCGTATCATCATGATTGGTACTCTGACTGCCCTGCAGTGGTTCATCTATGACTCTGTCAAGGTCTACTTCCGTCTTCCCCGCCCCCCTCCCCCTGAGATGCCAGAGTCCCTGAAGAAGAAGCTCGGCCTCACAGAGTAA
- the slc25a3a gene encoding solute carrier family 25 member 3a isoform X3 codes for MQNAEGVSCEFGSQKYYALCGFGGILSCGITHTAVVPLDLVKCRLQVNPDKYKSIGNGFSVTVREDGVRGLAKGWAPTFIGYSMQGLCKFGFYEVFKVFYSDLLGEENTYLWRTSLYLAASASAEFFADIALAPMEAVKVRIQTQPGYANTLRQCVPKMFAEEGLWAFYKGVVPLWMRQIPYTMMKFACFERTVETLYKYVVPKPRSECTKAEQLVVTFVAGYIAGVFCAIVSHPADSVVSVLNKESGSTAVQVLKKLGPKGVWKGLVARIIMIGTLTALQWFIYDSVKVYFRLPRPPPPEMPESLKKKLGLTE; via the exons ATGCAGAATGCAG AGGGTGTCAGCTGCGAGTTTGGCTCTCAGAAGTACTATGCTCTGTGTGGCTTTGGGGGTATCCTGAGCTGCGGCATCACACACACCGCAGTGGTGCCCCTCGACCTTGTCAAGTGCCGCTTGCAG GTGAACCCAGACAAGTACAAAAGCATTGGCAACGGGTTTTCAGTGACCGTGAGAGAAGATGGTGTCAGAGGCCTGGCAAAGGGCTGGGCTCCCACCTTCATCGGCTACTCCATGCAGGGTCTGTGCAAGTTCGGCTTCTACGAGGTGTTCAAGGTCTTCTACAGTGACTTGTTGGGCGAG GAGAACACATACCTGTGGAGGACATCACTGTACCTGGCTGCCTCAGCCAGCGCAGAGTTCTTTGCAGATATCGCTCTGGCCCCCATGGAGGCTGTCAAAGTCCGTATTCAGACCCAGCCAGGCTACGCTAATACCCTCAGACAGTGTGTCCCCAAGATGTTTGCAGAGGAGGGACTCTGGGC TTTCTATAAAGGTGTGGTGCCCCTGTGGATGAGGCAGATCCCCTACACCATGATGAAGTTTGCCTGCTTTGAGCGCACTGTAGAGACTCTCTACAAGTATGTTGTTCCCAAGCCTCGTAGTGAGTGCACCAAAGCTGAGCAGCTGGTGGTCACCTTCGTGGCCGGTTATATTG CTGGTGTGTTCTGTGCCATCGTGTCCCATCCTGCTGACTCCGTGGTGTCTGTGCTGAACAAGGAGAGTGGCAGCACTGCTGTCCAGGTCCTCAAGAAACTGGGACCCAAAG GTGTGTGGAAGGGTCTGGTCGCCCGTATCATCATGATTGGTACTCTGACTGCCCTGCAGTGGTTCATCTATGACTCTGTCAAGGTCTACTTCCGTCTTCCCCGCCCCCCTCCCCCTGAGATGCCAGAGTCCCTGAAGAAGAAGCTCGGCCTCACAGAGTAA